A single Marinobacter sp. es.042 DNA region contains:
- the phoR gene encoding phosphate regulon sensor histidine kinase PhoR translates to MQHSWSRYLRYIIGGLIGATLVGLYFGEPVYGLTLGLIVYLWWTLLQARRLYRWLSNPSATDEAPQSIGLWGDIFDNLHKLHQTHLRTQDRLRAQINRVQESTNAMRDGVIMTDSRGAMEWWNGSAEYLLGFRRNTDQGQYIHNLIRTPAFKTYFDSRDYRDPLEIHSPARPHIHLQIQISLFGDDDRLIVAKDVTRLYQLEQMRRDFVGNVSHEMRTPLTVISGYLETLVDNAADLPPKWRRAINTMAAQSSRMEALITDLILLSRIETGEQTVNDTLTDVDQLLTQIGHDARALSGEKQHEITVHIGDHRLLKGDESQLRSAFSNLIFNAVKYTPAHGQIIVSWSTNREGAHLSVRDTGIGIDPVHIPRLTERFYRADPSRHKDTGGTGLGLAIVKHVLLNHDGNLEIRSRIGEGSEFICHFPRERLVERIPEKAES, encoded by the coding sequence ATGCAACACAGCTGGTCACGATACCTGCGCTACATTATCGGTGGCCTGATTGGCGCCACCCTGGTTGGCCTCTATTTCGGTGAGCCCGTCTACGGCCTTACCCTCGGGCTGATCGTCTATCTGTGGTGGACGCTGCTTCAGGCCCGGCGCCTCTACCGGTGGCTGTCCAACCCCAGCGCCACCGACGAAGCCCCCCAGAGCATCGGCCTGTGGGGCGATATTTTCGACAACCTTCACAAACTGCACCAGACCCACCTGAGAACCCAGGACCGATTGAGGGCCCAGATCAATCGGGTTCAGGAGTCCACCAACGCCATGCGCGATGGCGTGATCATGACCGACTCCCGCGGCGCCATGGAGTGGTGGAACGGCTCCGCCGAGTATCTGCTGGGTTTCCGGCGCAACACTGACCAGGGCCAGTACATCCATAATTTGATCCGCACGCCGGCCTTCAAGACCTATTTCGATTCACGGGATTACCGCGATCCCTTGGAGATACATTCGCCGGCCAGACCTCATATTCACCTTCAGATCCAGATCAGCCTGTTTGGTGACGACGACCGTCTGATTGTCGCCAAGGACGTAACACGGCTGTACCAGCTCGAACAGATGCGCCGTGACTTTGTCGGCAATGTATCCCACGAGATGCGCACGCCCCTCACGGTCATCAGTGGCTACCTCGAAACCCTGGTGGACAACGCTGCCGACCTGCCGCCGAAGTGGCGCAGGGCCATTAACACCATGGCTGCCCAGTCATCCCGGATGGAAGCCCTTATTACCGATCTGATCCTGCTCTCACGTATTGAAACCGGGGAGCAAACGGTCAACGACACCCTCACGGACGTGGACCAGTTGCTGACCCAGATCGGTCATGATGCCCGGGCGCTCAGTGGCGAAAAACAGCACGAGATTACCGTGCATATCGGCGACCATCGCCTGCTGAAAGGCGATGAAAGCCAGCTGCGCAGCGCTTTCTCGAACCTGATATTCAATGCGGTGAAGTACACCCCTGCACATGGCCAGATTATCGTCTCCTGGTCCACCAACCGGGAAGGCGCACACCTGTCAGTCAGGGATACCGGAATCGGCATCGACCCGGTCCATATCCCCCGTTTGACAGAACGCTTCTATCGCGCCGATCCCAGCCGTCACAAGGACACAGGCGGCACAGGTCTTGGCCTGGCAATCGTCAAACACGTGCTGCTCAACCACGATGGCAATCTGGAGATCCGCAGCCGGATTGGCGAGGGCAGTGAATTTATCTGTCACTTCCCCCGGGAGCGACTGGTCGAGCGGATCCCCGAGAAGGCAGAGAGCTAG
- the phoB gene encoding phosphate regulon transcriptional regulator PhoB yields MTGKTVLIVDDEAPIREMIAVALEMADYDYLEAADAREAHALIVDKHPDLVLLDWMLPGTSGVELARRLKKEEATADIPIIMLTAKVEEDNKIQGLEVGADDYITKPFSPRELVARLKAVLRRATPPGVDSPIEVEGLTLDPVGHRVTTQDGALTMGPTEYRLLQFFMTHQERVYTRSQLLDQVWGGNVYVEERTVDVHIRRLRKALGDQYDHLIQTVRGTGYRFSTRAA; encoded by the coding sequence ATGACTGGAAAAACTGTCCTGATCGTCGATGACGAGGCCCCGATCCGCGAGATGATCGCGGTGGCCCTCGAAATGGCGGATTATGACTATCTGGAGGCAGCGGACGCCCGGGAAGCCCATGCCCTGATTGTCGACAAACACCCGGATCTCGTACTCCTCGACTGGATGCTGCCCGGCACCAGCGGCGTGGAACTGGCGCGCCGCCTCAAGAAAGAAGAAGCGACCGCCGATATTCCCATCATCATGCTCACCGCCAAGGTCGAGGAAGACAACAAGATCCAGGGCCTGGAAGTTGGTGCCGATGATTACATCACCAAACCGTTCAGCCCCCGGGAGCTGGTCGCCCGCCTGAAAGCCGTGCTTCGGCGTGCGACGCCGCCAGGCGTAGACAGCCCGATTGAAGTGGAGGGCCTGACGCTGGATCCGGTCGGGCATCGGGTCACCACCCAGGATGGCGCCCTTACCATGGGCCCGACAGAATACCGACTGCTTCAGTTCTTCATGACGCACCAGGAACGGGTATATACTCGCTCCCAGCTCCTGGACCAGGTCTGGGGTGGCAATGTCTATGTTGAGGAACGGACGGTGGATGTGCATATCCGCAGGCTCCGCAAGGCACTTGGCGACCAGTACGACCATCTGATCCAGACCGTGCGGGGAACCGGTTACCGCTTCTCGACCAGAGCCGCGTAA
- the ubiA gene encoding 4-hydroxybenzoate octaprenyltransferase: MLPDAVPEPIQRRLADYASLLRIDRPIGTLLLLWPTYWALWLAGDGSPALANVIVFTLGVFFMRAAGCAINDFADRDWDKHVKRTKDRPLTAGRVKPWEAVALFAGLCLVSFLMVVLFTNPLTLYLSFGGALLAFIYPFMKRYTHLPQLFLGAAFSWAIPMAWAAEAGELSQLTWLLFTANVLWTVAYDTLYAMVDRDDDLKVGIKSTAILFGEADKAIIGMLQAMVVLILIMVGHRAELGTFYYLGVVAMACLFVYHQYLARERERDGCFKAFLNNNWAGFAVFAGLVIDLIIG, translated from the coding sequence ATGCTGCCTGACGCTGTGCCAGAACCTATCCAGCGCCGGTTGGCCGACTACGCCAGCCTGCTCAGAATCGACCGCCCGATCGGAACCCTGCTACTGCTGTGGCCGACCTACTGGGCCCTGTGGCTGGCCGGCGACGGCAGCCCCGCATTGGCGAATGTCATCGTTTTCACCCTGGGTGTGTTCTTCATGCGGGCGGCCGGCTGCGCCATCAACGATTTCGCTGACCGTGACTGGGACAAGCACGTCAAACGCACCAAGGACCGGCCACTGACCGCCGGCCGTGTCAAACCCTGGGAAGCGGTCGCGCTGTTCGCTGGTCTGTGCCTGGTTTCCTTCCTGATGGTGGTTCTATTCACCAATCCGCTGACCCTGTATCTGTCCTTCGGCGGTGCCCTGCTGGCGTTTATTTACCCGTTCATGAAGCGTTACACCCATTTGCCGCAGCTGTTTCTGGGCGCGGCCTTCTCCTGGGCCATTCCCATGGCGTGGGCGGCGGAGGCCGGCGAACTGAGCCAGCTCACCTGGCTGCTGTTCACCGCCAACGTGCTATGGACCGTTGCCTACGACACCCTGTATGCCATGGTGGATCGGGATGACGATCTGAAAGTAGGCATCAAGTCCACCGCCATCCTGTTCGGAGAAGCCGACAAGGCAATCATTGGCATGCTGCAGGCCATGGTGGTACTGATCCTGATCATGGTGGGCCATCGTGCTGAACTGGGCACGTTCTATTACCTGGGGGTTGTCGCCATGGCCTGCCTCTTCGTGTACCACCAATATCTGGCTCGGGAACGGGAACGAGATGGCTGTTTCAAGGCCTTTCTCAATAACAACTGGGCCGGTTTCGCAGTTTTCGCAGGTCTGGTGATCGATCTCATCATTGGCTGA
- a CDS encoding chorismate lyase has translation MQSRVSDIDSPLTIPPTDWYQSLTAAGLRNPDVHGPARYWLQVEGSFTRALQKECGHSFHVEVRREGFAAPTQEEARRLRIPHRQYAWIREVSLCGDNQPWVLARTVIPLNCLEGEGRRLLHLGNRPLGAYLFTSPHWKRGPLETGLCKPVTQGQPSLARRSLFSGHNSSLLVGEYLLPALFQRNTL, from the coding sequence ATGCAGTCAAGGGTCTCTGACATCGACAGTCCACTGACCATACCCCCGACGGACTGGTACCAATCGCTGACGGCCGCAGGCCTTCGCAACCCGGATGTTCACGGGCCTGCCCGATATTGGCTGCAGGTAGAGGGCTCGTTTACACGGGCCCTGCAGAAAGAGTGCGGCCATTCCTTTCACGTCGAGGTCCGCCGGGAGGGCTTTGCAGCGCCCACGCAGGAAGAAGCCCGGCGTCTGCGCATTCCCCACCGCCAATACGCCTGGATACGGGAGGTCAGCCTCTGTGGCGACAACCAGCCCTGGGTATTGGCCAGGACGGTCATTCCCCTGAACTGCCTGGAGGGTGAGGGGCGCCGGCTGCTTCATCTTGGCAACCGGCCTTTGGGCGCCTATCTGTTCACCAGCCCCCACTGGAAACGGGGCCCGCTGGAAACCGGCCTCTGCAAACCGGTCACCCAAGGCCAGCCGTCGTTGGCCCGGCGCTCCCTGTTCAGCGGCCATAACAGCTCCCTGCTCGTTGGTGAGTACCTGCTGCCCGCCCTGTTTCAGCGGAACACGCTTTAA
- a CDS encoding hypoxanthine-guanine phosphoribosyltransferase produces the protein MTDTVAEMNQVMAEADCLVDEQQVQTAIDNLADDITARLKDRNPLLLCVMNGGLILTGQLLPRLRFPVQAEYLHATRYRQETTGGILEWKLQPEANMNGRTILIVDDILDEGTTLCAIADYCRAHGASEVLTAVLVDKQHDRKARPDLKADFTGLEVEDRFLFGYGMDYKGYWRNAPGIYAVKGL, from the coding sequence ATGACCGATACCGTCGCCGAAATGAACCAGGTAATGGCCGAAGCCGACTGCCTGGTCGATGAACAGCAGGTACAGACTGCAATCGACAACCTGGCCGACGATATTACCGCGCGCCTGAAAGACCGTAACCCCCTGTTGCTCTGTGTGATGAACGGCGGGCTGATCCTTACCGGACAACTGCTACCCCGGCTCCGGTTTCCGGTCCAGGCCGAATACCTTCATGCCACCCGCTACCGTCAGGAAACCACCGGCGGTATTCTCGAGTGGAAACTGCAGCCCGAAGCCAATATGAACGGCCGCACCATCCTGATTGTCGATGACATCCTGGATGAGGGAACCACCCTGTGCGCCATCGCCGACTACTGCCGGGCTCACGGTGCCAGCGAGGTACTGACGGCCGTTCTGGTCGACAAGCAACATGACCGGAAAGCCCGTCCGGATCTGAAGGCGGACTTCACCGGCCTGGAAGTGGAAGACCGCTTCCTGTTCGGTTACGGCATGGACTACAAGGGCTACTGGCGCAATGCCCCCGGCATCTATGCAGTCAAGGGTCTCTGA
- a CDS encoding rubredoxin — protein sequence MKKWQCVVCGLIYDEAEGWPEDGIEPGTKWEDVPEDWVCPDCGVGKEDFEMIEIG from the coding sequence ATGAAGAAGTGGCAGTGTGTGGTTTGTGGTCTGATTTACGATGAAGCCGAAGGCTGGCCCGAGGACGGCATTGAGCCAGGCACCAAGTGGGAAGACGTACCGGAAGATTGGGTCTGCCCGGATTGCGGTGTCGGCAAGGAAGATTTTGAAATGATCGAGATCGGTTGA
- a CDS encoding NAD(P)/FAD-dependent oxidoreductase produces MTEQAPIIIVGTGLSGYSLAREIRKQDKETPLLLLTADDGISYSKPMLSTGFTKGKDADGLAQGGTDAMAGQLNVRIRTFATVTGIDTDAHELILGDERLAYSKLVLAWGADVIRLSLDGDGQEHVFSINDLMDYRAFREALGDGKRVAIMGAGLIGCEFANDLRNGGYEVDVIAPSEEVMPGLLPEAAAHAVQQELENLGVGFHLGTVVDRIDRRGDGVRLTLANGETLDADLVISAVGLRPRTDLARAAGLETARGIIVNRALETSAPDVYALGDCAEVDGHVLLYVLPLMACSRALAKTLLGERTEVSYGTMPVMIKTPCCPTAVCPPPSEAEGNWEVEQDGTSVKALFKSAGGDVLGFAVTGSFAMEKQALSKEVPPIHG; encoded by the coding sequence ATGACTGAACAGGCCCCCATCATCATTGTCGGTACCGGGTTGTCCGGCTATTCCCTGGCGCGGGAAATCCGGAAGCAGGACAAGGAAACACCTCTCCTGCTGCTGACCGCCGACGATGGCATCAGCTACTCCAAGCCAATGTTGTCCACCGGCTTCACCAAGGGCAAGGACGCCGATGGGCTGGCCCAGGGCGGGACCGACGCCATGGCGGGGCAGTTGAATGTCCGGATCCGGACATTCGCCACGGTCACCGGCATCGATACCGACGCCCACGAACTGATTCTCGGTGATGAGCGACTTGCTTACAGCAAGCTGGTCCTGGCCTGGGGCGCCGACGTGATCCGGCTCAGCCTCGACGGTGATGGCCAGGAGCATGTGTTTTCGATCAATGACCTGATGGATTACCGCGCCTTCCGGGAAGCCCTGGGTGACGGCAAACGGGTGGCGATCATGGGCGCCGGTCTGATTGGCTGTGAATTCGCCAACGACCTTCGAAACGGAGGTTACGAGGTTGACGTGATTGCCCCCTCCGAGGAGGTAATGCCGGGGCTGCTGCCGGAGGCGGCCGCCCATGCTGTCCAGCAGGAGCTCGAGAATCTGGGGGTCGGGTTTCATCTCGGAACCGTGGTTGATCGGATCGACCGCAGGGGTGACGGGGTCCGTCTGACCCTGGCCAATGGTGAGACTCTGGACGCTGATCTGGTAATTTCCGCTGTGGGCCTGCGCCCGAGGACCGATCTGGCCCGGGCTGCCGGGCTGGAGACGGCCAGGGGCATCATAGTGAATCGCGCGCTCGAGACTTCCGCGCCGGATGTCTACGCACTCGGTGATTGCGCCGAAGTTGACGGCCACGTGCTGCTTTATGTCCTGCCGCTGATGGCCTGTTCCCGGGCGCTTGCAAAAACCTTGCTCGGTGAGCGCACCGAAGTGAGCTATGGCACCATGCCGGTGATGATCAAGACGCCCTGCTGCCCGACCGCCGTCTGTCCACCACCGTCGGAAGCCGAGGGCAACTGGGAAGTTGAGCAGGATGGCACCAGCGTCAAGGCGCTGTTCAAGAGCGCCGGGGGCGATGTACTGGGGTTTGCGGTAACCGGAAGCTTTGCCATGGAGAAGCAGGCCCTGTCTAAGGAAGTGCCACCGATACACGGGTGA
- the tesB gene encoding acyl-CoA thioesterase II: MLEVTKKLVELLDLSPIGDDHFQGDSEDLGFPNVFGGQVLGQALMAASRTVEGRLCHSLHAYFLRPGNQDMPIDYEVQRVRDGGSFSVRRVIARQDGKEILTGSMSFQVAEEGFEHQLTMPDAPEPETLRSEQEWGELLAPQVPEKMRPILTRDRPIEIRPVNPVNPLKPEKRPPHKQSWFRAQGHLPDDPVLHRCLLTYASDFQFLGTSLNPHGLTFMSKGLQVASLDHSIWFHRDFRMDEWLLYDKDSPSASAGRGFNRGNFFNRDGVLVASTTQEALIRQRT; encoded by the coding sequence ATGCTTGAGGTAACCAAGAAACTGGTGGAGTTGCTGGATCTCTCGCCCATCGGTGACGACCATTTCCAGGGGGACAGCGAGGATCTGGGCTTTCCCAACGTGTTTGGCGGGCAGGTTCTTGGCCAGGCGCTGATGGCGGCCAGCCGAACCGTTGAAGGTCGCCTTTGCCACTCCCTCCATGCCTACTTTTTGCGCCCCGGCAATCAGGACATGCCTATCGACTACGAGGTCCAGCGGGTCCGTGATGGTGGCAGTTTCTCGGTACGTCGGGTGATTGCCCGCCAGGACGGCAAGGAAATCCTGACCGGTTCCATGTCGTTCCAGGTAGCCGAGGAAGGATTCGAGCATCAGTTGACCATGCCGGATGCGCCGGAGCCGGAAACGCTCCGCTCAGAACAGGAATGGGGCGAGCTGCTGGCGCCCCAGGTGCCGGAAAAAATGCGGCCAATTCTGACCCGAGACCGCCCGATCGAGATCCGCCCGGTGAACCCGGTCAATCCCCTGAAACCAGAGAAGCGACCGCCCCACAAGCAGAGCTGGTTCCGGGCCCAGGGGCATCTGCCGGACGATCCCGTGCTTCACCGTTGCCTGCTCACTTACGCATCGGATTTCCAGTTCCTCGGGACTTCCCTGAACCCGCACGGTCTGACATTCATGAGCAAGGGGCTGCAGGTGGCCAGCCTTGATCACTCGATCTGGTTCCACCGGGATTTCCGCATGGACGAATGGCTGTTGTATGACAAGGACAGCCCGAGCGCCTCGGCCGGACGTGGGTTCAATCGGGGCAATTTCTTCAACCGGGACGGTGTGTTGGTGGCATCCACTACCCAGGAAGCGCTGATTCGGCAGAGGACCTAG
- a CDS encoding EAL domain-containing protein has protein sequence MASTFWLRLLITLLLLSGLSAPSLGAGVSYVPQIEYLRAAPDNNLTAGEAMASDAWQTLEEESPNFGYIRDTVWLRFPVSDPASINLLEVRYSQLDKLTFHLLENDRIARRFETGDHLPFEQRPILHRHFLFPFEQSIASEYEILLEVRTEGAMQIPIRLWNAQAFFEHSSTEDQMHSLYYGILITVIFFNLFIFAALRETVYLLYVLSTLGYLVLIASLNGTTFQFLWPNSPDLQNQIMLLAVPFSLLFTLVFSRSFLKLQYTGPYLNRLVLLMISVNAVVALMTFFVDYSTGSRLTVALAIPSCLLLTVLGPVQWWKGNPQAGYYTVAWAALTLGSAITAANKYGLLPNNFVTTYGMQIGSALEAILLTLALAARLYQERQDKVEAREAELKALAARRSAELKLMDHALHNPLTGLPNRGSLEMMLNDLMLRSPERRYGVAIIHLNNLQSVTKTLGHRNSDRILELASKHYNAVARELPGAIPVEQSDHRNFYLASLDPQTFAFIVDADATGSVPRAILKALEGIRYPVDYLGMQIPLDPRLGVAIFPEHGTDANTLIRRAVIAEGSDSARERGIAYYKSKKDSYSADRLTLVSELRHALNTNELALFMQPKQSLKTGCIVGIEVLIRWPGRSKPIRADEIVTLAEQSGLIKPLTRWVLEQSLNLRSRLLERGWPLNISINISPNNLREPDFPIFVQRLMNSYHSHQGAIIFEVTETSMMQDPANSLRALNSLSATGIPVSIDDFGSGYSSLSYIKQLPASEVKIDRSLVTELTTEAEDRVIVQTTIEMCHSLGYQVVAEGVEDDVTAKLLRDMGCDMIQGYLLTPPLPFDEMMEWLDQNHQQPDQRKLG, from the coding sequence GTGGCATCCACTTTCTGGCTTCGTTTACTGATAACGCTGCTGCTGTTATCGGGTCTGTCCGCCCCATCCCTCGGGGCTGGAGTTTCCTATGTTCCGCAGATCGAGTATCTGCGCGCCGCCCCGGATAACAACCTGACGGCCGGTGAAGCCATGGCCTCAGACGCTTGGCAAACCCTCGAGGAAGAAAGTCCGAATTTTGGCTACATCCGTGATACCGTCTGGCTCCGGTTTCCGGTATCCGATCCGGCGAGCATCAACCTCCTCGAGGTTCGCTACTCACAGTTGGACAAACTCACTTTCCACCTGCTTGAAAACGACCGAATCGCGCGGCGCTTCGAGACCGGAGATCACCTACCGTTCGAGCAACGTCCGATATTGCACCGGCATTTCCTGTTCCCCTTCGAACAAAGCATCGCCAGCGAGTATGAAATTTTGCTGGAGGTCCGCACCGAGGGTGCAATGCAGATTCCGATCAGACTATGGAATGCCCAGGCGTTCTTCGAGCATTCCTCCACCGAAGACCAGATGCATTCGCTCTATTACGGCATTCTAATCACAGTCATTTTTTTCAATCTGTTTATCTTCGCCGCTCTGCGGGAGACGGTATACCTGCTCTACGTGCTCTCAACTCTGGGCTATCTGGTGTTGATCGCCAGTCTGAACGGCACCACGTTCCAGTTTCTTTGGCCGAACAGCCCGGATCTGCAGAATCAGATAATGTTGCTGGCGGTGCCTTTCTCTTTGCTTTTCACTCTGGTGTTCTCCCGTTCGTTTTTGAAACTCCAGTACACAGGCCCCTACCTGAACCGGCTCGTGCTGCTCATGATCTCAGTGAATGCAGTGGTGGCCTTGATGACCTTCTTCGTGGATTACAGCACGGGTAGTCGGCTCACGGTGGCCCTGGCAATACCCAGTTGCCTGCTGCTCACTGTTCTGGGGCCGGTTCAATGGTGGAAGGGCAACCCACAGGCCGGTTATTACACGGTGGCATGGGCAGCACTCACACTGGGCAGCGCAATAACGGCAGCCAACAAATATGGCCTGTTGCCCAACAACTTCGTGACCACATACGGCATGCAGATAGGATCGGCATTGGAAGCCATCTTGCTTACGCTGGCTCTCGCAGCCAGGCTTTACCAGGAACGGCAGGACAAGGTCGAAGCCAGAGAAGCGGAACTGAAGGCCCTGGCGGCAAGGCGGTCGGCGGAGCTGAAGCTGATGGATCATGCACTGCATAATCCCCTCACCGGTCTTCCGAACCGTGGCAGCCTGGAGATGATGCTGAATGACCTGATGCTGCGCAGCCCGGAGCGGCGTTATGGCGTTGCCATCATCCACCTGAACAACCTGCAGTCGGTCACCAAGACGCTCGGCCACCGGAACAGCGACCGGATTCTGGAGCTGGCATCCAAACACTACAATGCTGTTGCGCGGGAGCTTCCGGGAGCCATACCTGTCGAACAAAGTGACCACCGCAATTTCTACCTGGCGTCACTGGATCCGCAAACATTTGCATTTATTGTCGATGCTGATGCCACAGGCTCTGTGCCAAGGGCCATTCTCAAAGCCCTCGAAGGCATCCGCTACCCGGTCGACTATCTGGGCATGCAGATTCCCCTGGACCCCAGGCTTGGGGTGGCAATCTTCCCGGAGCACGGAACGGACGCCAACACCCTGATACGGCGGGCGGTAATCGCAGAAGGATCGGATTCTGCTCGGGAGCGGGGCATTGCCTATTACAAATCCAAGAAAGACTCTTACAGCGCTGACCGGCTGACCTTGGTCTCGGAACTCCGACACGCCCTCAATACCAATGAGTTGGCGCTGTTCATGCAACCCAAGCAGAGCCTGAAAACAGGGTGTATCGTTGGGATTGAAGTTCTCATACGCTGGCCTGGCCGGTCAAAACCGATCCGCGCCGATGAGATTGTCACCCTTGCAGAACAGAGCGGGCTGATCAAACCGCTGACCCGATGGGTACTTGAGCAATCACTGAACCTGCGCTCGCGATTGTTGGAGCGCGGCTGGCCCCTGAACATATCCATCAATATTTCGCCCAACAACCTGCGCGAACCGGATTTTCCCATTTTTGTGCAACGCCTGATGAACAGCTACCACAGCCACCAGGGCGCAATCATTTTTGAAGTAACGGAAACGTCCATGATGCAGGACCCGGCCAACTCCCTCCGGGCGCTGAACTCACTCAGTGCGACCGGAATCCCGGTGTCGATTGATGACTTCGGGTCCGGCTATTCCTCGCTCTCTTACATCAAGCAGCTACCTGCGAGCGAGGTCAAGATTGATCGTTCACTGGTCACCGAACTGACCACCGAGGCGGAAGACCGGGTGATTGTCCAGACCACCATCGAGATGTGTCACAGCCTTGGCTATCAGGTGGTGGCAGAAGGTGTCGAGGATGACGTCACAGCGAAGCTGCTCAGGGACATGGGGTGCGACATGATTCAGGGATACCTGCTGACACCGCCACTGCCCTTCGACGAAATGATGGAATGGCTGGATCAGAATCACCAGCAGCCGGACCAGCGCAAATTGGGATAA
- a CDS encoding flavodoxin — protein sequence MTSIRILVGSVYGGALLTARTLKKELEGEGHHVTVLENPVLDDITSNNDALLVCTSTTGQGELPANLLPFYLDLRDQLPQQPGRPFGIIVLGDSSYGDTFCGAGDLMEEALYETSARKVGDTLRIDALETMEPEADALPWVRSWLEQV from the coding sequence ATGACATCAATCAGAATCCTGGTGGGCAGCGTCTATGGTGGCGCGCTCCTGACAGCCAGAACTCTCAAGAAAGAGCTTGAGGGGGAAGGCCACCACGTGACCGTGTTGGAAAACCCGGTACTGGATGACATCACGTCGAACAACGATGCGCTACTCGTATGCACATCGACAACCGGACAGGGCGAGCTTCCGGCCAATCTGCTGCCCTTCTACCTGGACCTGCGGGATCAGCTGCCCCAACAACCGGGTCGGCCGTTTGGCATTATCGTTCTCGGAGACAGCTCCTACGGAGATACTTTCTGTGGCGCCGGCGACCTCATGGAGGAAGCGCTCTACGAGACCTCCGCACGTAAGGTCGGAGACACGCTCAGGATTGATGCCCTGGAAACCATGGAGCCTGAAGCCGATGCACTGCCCTGGGTCCGATCATGGCTCGAGCAGGTGTGA